The proteins below come from a single Serinus canaria isolate serCan28SL12 chromosome 6, serCan2020, whole genome shotgun sequence genomic window:
- the PYROXD2 gene encoding pyridine nucleotide-disulfide oxidoreductase domain-containing protein 2 isoform X4: MAAGLRGALSLLCSSRWPQGWSLSLGPSGARLAHAGAAAQLQQEYDAVVIGAGFKFSRASYLLSLLRPQIYADLELQRHGLRVLPRDPYSFTPLLEDRSPPRSLLLGHDMAQTQQQIAQFSQKDAQAYPKYEAFMRRMVLALDPLLDAPPVDTAALGKGSLLQQLRNLQTLKPLLQAGLALGQQLPLYYEVLTAPISKILDHWFESEPLKATLATDAVIGAMASPHTPGSGYVLLHHVMGELEGRRGAWGYVAGGMGALSQAIAQAATARGAHIFAEKAVCHVLLGRAGEAQGVVLEDGTEVRSKLVLSNASPQITFLELIPQEQLPKDFVQRIRQLDTRSPVTKINVAVDRLPSFLAAPNARDGQPLPHHQCSIHLNCEGTQLLHQAFTEAAHGHPSSRPMIELCIPSVLDPGLAPPGCHVVSLFTQYTPSVLAGGRSWDEQARNAYADTVFDCIEDYAPGFKASVIGRDILTPPDLERIFGLPGGNIFHGGMSLDQLYFARPVPSYSGYRSPVPGLYLCGSGAHPGGGVMGAAGRNAAQVAIKDFRHL, encoded by the exons ATGGCAGCCGGGCTCCGGGGAGCGCTCAGTCTGCTCTGCTCGTCCCGCTGGCCGCAGGGCTGGAGTCTGTCCCTGGGGCCGTCAGGAGCGCGTTTGGCCCATgccggggctgcagcccagctgcagcaggaataCGACGCGGTGGTGATCGGGGCAG GGTTCAAGTTCTCCCGGGCATCATATCTGCTCAGCCTGCTGCGACCACAAATCTATGCTGATCTGGAGCTGCAG CGGCACGGTCTGAGGGTGCTCCCACGCGACCCCTACTCCTTCACCCCACTGCTGGAGGACAGGAGCCCTCCTcgctccctgctgctgggacatgACATGGCCCAGACTCAGCAGCAGATTGCTCAGTTCTCCCAGAAGGATGCCCAG GCCTACCCTAAGTATGAGGCGTTCATGAGGCGCATGGTGTTAGCCCTTGACCCACTGCTGGATGCCCCTCCAGTGGATACCGCTGCCCTGGGAAAGGGTTCCCTGCTCCAGCAACTCAGGAACCTGCAAACCCTGAAGCCCTTGCTGCAGGCAG ggctggcactggggcagcagctgcccctctATTATGAGGTGCTCACAGCTCCCATCTCCAAG ATCCTGGATCACTGGTTTGAATCAGAACCCTTGAAGGCAACTCTGGCTACTGATGCTGTGATTGGAGCCATGGCCAGCCCACACACCCCTGGCAGTGG GTATGTGCTGTTGCACCATGTCATGGGGGAGCTGGAGGGACGGCGGGGGGCCTGGGGCTACGTGGCAGGCGGGATGGGAGCCCTGTCCCAAGCCATCGCCCAGGCAGCGACTGCCCGGGGAGCCCACATCTTTGCTGAGAAG GCAGTGTGCCAcgtgctgctgggcagggccggGGAGGCGCAGGGTGTCGTGCTGGAGGATGGGACAGAGGTGAGGAGCAAACTGGTGCTGTCCAATGCCTCCCCCCAAATCACCTTTCTGGAACTCATTCCTCAG GAGCAGCTGCCCAAGGATTTTGTCCAGCGGATCCGGCAGCTTGACACACGCTCCCCTGTCACCAAGATCAATG TGGCAGTGGATCGGCTGCCCAGCTTCCTGGCTGCCCCCAATGCCCGCGAcggccagcccctgccccaccaCCAGTGCTCCATACACCTCAACTGCGAGGGCACTCAGCTCCTGCATCAGGCATTCACTGAGGCTGCCCACGGGCACCCCTCCAGCAG GCCCATGATTGAGCTGTGCATTCCCTCAGTGCTGGACCCGGGGCTGGCCCCGCCAGGCTGCCATGTCGTGTCCCTCTTCACGCAGTACACCCCCTCCGTGCTGGCGGGCGGGCGGTCCTGGGACGAGCAGGCCAGAAATGCATATGCAGACACGG TGTTTGACTGCATCGAAGACTATGCCCCAGGCTTCAAGGCATCTGTCATTGGCAGGGACATCCTGACACCACCAGACCTGGAGAGGATCTTTGGGCTGCCTGGTGGA AACATCTTCCATGGAGGGATGTCTCTGGACCAGCTGTACTTTGCCCGGCCAGTGCCATCCTACTCTGGCTACCGGTCCCCAGTTCCTGGCCTGTATCTCTGTGGAAGTGGAGCCCACCctg GAGGAGGAgtgatgggagcagcaggacgCAATGCCGCCCAGGTGGCTATCAAGGATTTCAGGCACCTCTGA
- the PYROXD2 gene encoding pyridine nucleotide-disulfide oxidoreductase domain-containing protein 2 isoform X6, protein MAAGLRGALSLLCSSRWPQGWSLSLGPSGARLAHAGAAAQLQQEYDAVVIGAGHNGLVAAAYLQQAGLRTAVLEKRHVLGGAAVTEEIVPGTPACLLSPGPGQSWWWTFPTTPHVPGFKFSRASYLLSLLRPQIYADLELQRHGLRVLPRDPYSFTPLLEDRSPPRSLLLGHDMAQTQQQIAQFSQKDAQAYPKYEAFMRRMVLALDPLLDAPPVDTAALGKGSLLQQLRNLQTLKPLLQAGLALGQQLPLYYEVLTAPISKILDHWFESEPLKATLATDAVIGAMASPHTPGSGYVLLHHVMGELEGRRGAWGYVAGGMGALSQAIAQAATARGAHIFAEKAVCHVLLGRAGEAQGVVLEDGTEVRSKLVLSNASPQITFLELIPQEQLPKDFVQRIRQLDTRSPVTKINVAVDRLPSFLAAPNARDGQPLPHHQCSIHLNCEGTQLLHQAFTEAAHGHPSSSAGPGAGPARLPCRVPLHAVHPLRAGGRAVLGRAGQKCICRHGV, encoded by the exons ATGGCAGCCGGGCTCCGGGGAGCGCTCAGTCTGCTCTGCTCGTCCCGCTGGCCGCAGGGCTGGAGTCTGTCCCTGGGGCCGTCAGGAGCGCGTTTGGCCCATgccggggctgcagcccagctgcagcaggaataCGACGCGGTGGTGATCGGGGCAG GGCACAACGGGCTGGTGGCA GCTGCCtacctgcagcaggcagggctgcgCACGGCTGTGCTGGAGAAGCGTCACGTGCTGGGCGGCGCGGCCGTCACCGAGGAGATTGTGCCAGGTACCCCTGCGTGCCTCTTGTCCCCCGGCCCTGGCCAGTCCTGGTGGTGGACATTCCCCACTACCCCACATGTTCCAGGGTTCAAGTTCTCCCGGGCATCATATCTGCTCAGCCTGCTGCGACCACAAATCTATGCTGATCTGGAGCTGCAG CGGCACGGTCTGAGGGTGCTCCCACGCGACCCCTACTCCTTCACCCCACTGCTGGAGGACAGGAGCCCTCCTcgctccctgctgctgggacatgACATGGCCCAGACTCAGCAGCAGATTGCTCAGTTCTCCCAGAAGGATGCCCAG GCCTACCCTAAGTATGAGGCGTTCATGAGGCGCATGGTGTTAGCCCTTGACCCACTGCTGGATGCCCCTCCAGTGGATACCGCTGCCCTGGGAAAGGGTTCCCTGCTCCAGCAACTCAGGAACCTGCAAACCCTGAAGCCCTTGCTGCAGGCAG ggctggcactggggcagcagctgcccctctATTATGAGGTGCTCACAGCTCCCATCTCCAAG ATCCTGGATCACTGGTTTGAATCAGAACCCTTGAAGGCAACTCTGGCTACTGATGCTGTGATTGGAGCCATGGCCAGCCCACACACCCCTGGCAGTGG GTATGTGCTGTTGCACCATGTCATGGGGGAGCTGGAGGGACGGCGGGGGGCCTGGGGCTACGTGGCAGGCGGGATGGGAGCCCTGTCCCAAGCCATCGCCCAGGCAGCGACTGCCCGGGGAGCCCACATCTTTGCTGAGAAG GCAGTGTGCCAcgtgctgctgggcagggccggGGAGGCGCAGGGTGTCGTGCTGGAGGATGGGACAGAGGTGAGGAGCAAACTGGTGCTGTCCAATGCCTCCCCCCAAATCACCTTTCTGGAACTCATTCCTCAG GAGCAGCTGCCCAAGGATTTTGTCCAGCGGATCCGGCAGCTTGACACACGCTCCCCTGTCACCAAGATCAATG TGGCAGTGGATCGGCTGCCCAGCTTCCTGGCTGCCCCCAATGCCCGCGAcggccagcccctgccccaccaCCAGTGCTCCATACACCTCAACTGCGAGGGCACTCAGCTCCTGCATCAGGCATTCACTGAGGCTGCCCACGGGCACCCCTCCAGCAG TGCTGGACCCGGGGCTGGCCCCGCCAGGCTGCCATGTCGTGTCCCTCTTCACGCAGTACACCCCCTCCGTGCTGGCGGGCGGGCGGTCCTGGGACGAGCAGGCCAGAAATGCATATGCAGACACGG TGTTTGA
- the PYROXD2 gene encoding pyridine nucleotide-disulfide oxidoreductase domain-containing protein 2 isoform X2, whose product MAAGLRGALSLLCSSRWPQGWSLSLGPSGARLAHAGAAAQLQQEYDAVVIGAGHNGLVAAAYLQQAGLRTAVLEKRHVLGGAAVTEEIVPGFKFSRASYLLSLLRPQIYADLELQRHGLRVLPRDPYSFTPLLEDRSPPRSLLLGHDMAQTQQQIAQFSQKDAQAYPKYEAFMRRMVLALDPLLDAPPVDTAALGKGSLLQQLRNLQTLKPLLQAGLALGQQLPLYYEVLTAPISKILDHWFESEPLKATLATDAVIGAMASPHTPGSGYVLLHHVMGELEGRRGAWGYVAGGMGALSQAIAQAATARGAHIFAEKAVCHVLLGRAGEAQGVVLEDGTEVRSKLVLSNASPQITFLELIPQEQLPKDFVQRIRQLDTRSPVTKINVAVDRLPSFLAAPNARDGQPLPHHQCSIHLNCEGTQLLHQAFTEAAHGHPSSRPMIELCIPSVLDPGLAPPGCHVVSLFTQYTPSVLAGGRSWDEQARNAYADTVFDCIEDYAPGFKASVIGRDILTPPDLERIFGLPGGNIFHGGMSLDQLYFARPVPSYSGYRSPVPGLYLCGSGAHPGGGVMGAAGRNAAQVAIKDFRHL is encoded by the exons ATGGCAGCCGGGCTCCGGGGAGCGCTCAGTCTGCTCTGCTCGTCCCGCTGGCCGCAGGGCTGGAGTCTGTCCCTGGGGCCGTCAGGAGCGCGTTTGGCCCATgccggggctgcagcccagctgcagcaggaataCGACGCGGTGGTGATCGGGGCAG GGCACAACGGGCTGGTGGCA GCTGCCtacctgcagcaggcagggctgcgCACGGCTGTGCTGGAGAAGCGTCACGTGCTGGGCGGCGCGGCCGTCACCGAGGAGATTGTGCCAG GGTTCAAGTTCTCCCGGGCATCATATCTGCTCAGCCTGCTGCGACCACAAATCTATGCTGATCTGGAGCTGCAG CGGCACGGTCTGAGGGTGCTCCCACGCGACCCCTACTCCTTCACCCCACTGCTGGAGGACAGGAGCCCTCCTcgctccctgctgctgggacatgACATGGCCCAGACTCAGCAGCAGATTGCTCAGTTCTCCCAGAAGGATGCCCAG GCCTACCCTAAGTATGAGGCGTTCATGAGGCGCATGGTGTTAGCCCTTGACCCACTGCTGGATGCCCCTCCAGTGGATACCGCTGCCCTGGGAAAGGGTTCCCTGCTCCAGCAACTCAGGAACCTGCAAACCCTGAAGCCCTTGCTGCAGGCAG ggctggcactggggcagcagctgcccctctATTATGAGGTGCTCACAGCTCCCATCTCCAAG ATCCTGGATCACTGGTTTGAATCAGAACCCTTGAAGGCAACTCTGGCTACTGATGCTGTGATTGGAGCCATGGCCAGCCCACACACCCCTGGCAGTGG GTATGTGCTGTTGCACCATGTCATGGGGGAGCTGGAGGGACGGCGGGGGGCCTGGGGCTACGTGGCAGGCGGGATGGGAGCCCTGTCCCAAGCCATCGCCCAGGCAGCGACTGCCCGGGGAGCCCACATCTTTGCTGAGAAG GCAGTGTGCCAcgtgctgctgggcagggccggGGAGGCGCAGGGTGTCGTGCTGGAGGATGGGACAGAGGTGAGGAGCAAACTGGTGCTGTCCAATGCCTCCCCCCAAATCACCTTTCTGGAACTCATTCCTCAG GAGCAGCTGCCCAAGGATTTTGTCCAGCGGATCCGGCAGCTTGACACACGCTCCCCTGTCACCAAGATCAATG TGGCAGTGGATCGGCTGCCCAGCTTCCTGGCTGCCCCCAATGCCCGCGAcggccagcccctgccccaccaCCAGTGCTCCATACACCTCAACTGCGAGGGCACTCAGCTCCTGCATCAGGCATTCACTGAGGCTGCCCACGGGCACCCCTCCAGCAG GCCCATGATTGAGCTGTGCATTCCCTCAGTGCTGGACCCGGGGCTGGCCCCGCCAGGCTGCCATGTCGTGTCCCTCTTCACGCAGTACACCCCCTCCGTGCTGGCGGGCGGGCGGTCCTGGGACGAGCAGGCCAGAAATGCATATGCAGACACGG TGTTTGACTGCATCGAAGACTATGCCCCAGGCTTCAAGGCATCTGTCATTGGCAGGGACATCCTGACACCACCAGACCTGGAGAGGATCTTTGGGCTGCCTGGTGGA AACATCTTCCATGGAGGGATGTCTCTGGACCAGCTGTACTTTGCCCGGCCAGTGCCATCCTACTCTGGCTACCGGTCCCCAGTTCCTGGCCTGTATCTCTGTGGAAGTGGAGCCCACCctg GAGGAGGAgtgatgggagcagcaggacgCAATGCCGCCCAGGTGGCTATCAAGGATTTCAGGCACCTCTGA
- the PYROXD2 gene encoding pyridine nucleotide-disulfide oxidoreductase domain-containing protein 2 isoform X1 produces the protein MAAGLRGALSLLCSSRWPQGWSLSLGPSGARLAHAGAAAQLQQEYDAVVIGAGHNGLVAAAYLQQAGLRTAVLEKRHVLGGAAVTEEIVPGTPACLLSPGPGQSWWWTFPTTPHVPGFKFSRASYLLSLLRPQIYADLELQRHGLRVLPRDPYSFTPLLEDRSPPRSLLLGHDMAQTQQQIAQFSQKDAQAYPKYEAFMRRMVLALDPLLDAPPVDTAALGKGSLLQQLRNLQTLKPLLQAGLALGQQLPLYYEVLTAPISKILDHWFESEPLKATLATDAVIGAMASPHTPGSGYVLLHHVMGELEGRRGAWGYVAGGMGALSQAIAQAATARGAHIFAEKAVCHVLLGRAGEAQGVVLEDGTEVRSKLVLSNASPQITFLELIPQEQLPKDFVQRIRQLDTRSPVTKINVAVDRLPSFLAAPNARDGQPLPHHQCSIHLNCEGTQLLHQAFTEAAHGHPSSRPMIELCIPSVLDPGLAPPGCHVVSLFTQYTPSVLAGGRSWDEQARNAYADTVFDCIEDYAPGFKASVIGRDILTPPDLERIFGLPGGNIFHGGMSLDQLYFARPVPSYSGYRSPVPGLYLCGSGAHPGGGVMGAAGRNAAQVAIKDFRHL, from the exons ATGGCAGCCGGGCTCCGGGGAGCGCTCAGTCTGCTCTGCTCGTCCCGCTGGCCGCAGGGCTGGAGTCTGTCCCTGGGGCCGTCAGGAGCGCGTTTGGCCCATgccggggctgcagcccagctgcagcaggaataCGACGCGGTGGTGATCGGGGCAG GGCACAACGGGCTGGTGGCA GCTGCCtacctgcagcaggcagggctgcgCACGGCTGTGCTGGAGAAGCGTCACGTGCTGGGCGGCGCGGCCGTCACCGAGGAGATTGTGCCAGGTACCCCTGCGTGCCTCTTGTCCCCCGGCCCTGGCCAGTCCTGGTGGTGGACATTCCCCACTACCCCACATGTTCCAGGGTTCAAGTTCTCCCGGGCATCATATCTGCTCAGCCTGCTGCGACCACAAATCTATGCTGATCTGGAGCTGCAG CGGCACGGTCTGAGGGTGCTCCCACGCGACCCCTACTCCTTCACCCCACTGCTGGAGGACAGGAGCCCTCCTcgctccctgctgctgggacatgACATGGCCCAGACTCAGCAGCAGATTGCTCAGTTCTCCCAGAAGGATGCCCAG GCCTACCCTAAGTATGAGGCGTTCATGAGGCGCATGGTGTTAGCCCTTGACCCACTGCTGGATGCCCCTCCAGTGGATACCGCTGCCCTGGGAAAGGGTTCCCTGCTCCAGCAACTCAGGAACCTGCAAACCCTGAAGCCCTTGCTGCAGGCAG ggctggcactggggcagcagctgcccctctATTATGAGGTGCTCACAGCTCCCATCTCCAAG ATCCTGGATCACTGGTTTGAATCAGAACCCTTGAAGGCAACTCTGGCTACTGATGCTGTGATTGGAGCCATGGCCAGCCCACACACCCCTGGCAGTGG GTATGTGCTGTTGCACCATGTCATGGGGGAGCTGGAGGGACGGCGGGGGGCCTGGGGCTACGTGGCAGGCGGGATGGGAGCCCTGTCCCAAGCCATCGCCCAGGCAGCGACTGCCCGGGGAGCCCACATCTTTGCTGAGAAG GCAGTGTGCCAcgtgctgctgggcagggccggGGAGGCGCAGGGTGTCGTGCTGGAGGATGGGACAGAGGTGAGGAGCAAACTGGTGCTGTCCAATGCCTCCCCCCAAATCACCTTTCTGGAACTCATTCCTCAG GAGCAGCTGCCCAAGGATTTTGTCCAGCGGATCCGGCAGCTTGACACACGCTCCCCTGTCACCAAGATCAATG TGGCAGTGGATCGGCTGCCCAGCTTCCTGGCTGCCCCCAATGCCCGCGAcggccagcccctgccccaccaCCAGTGCTCCATACACCTCAACTGCGAGGGCACTCAGCTCCTGCATCAGGCATTCACTGAGGCTGCCCACGGGCACCCCTCCAGCAG GCCCATGATTGAGCTGTGCATTCCCTCAGTGCTGGACCCGGGGCTGGCCCCGCCAGGCTGCCATGTCGTGTCCCTCTTCACGCAGTACACCCCCTCCGTGCTGGCGGGCGGGCGGTCCTGGGACGAGCAGGCCAGAAATGCATATGCAGACACGG TGTTTGACTGCATCGAAGACTATGCCCCAGGCTTCAAGGCATCTGTCATTGGCAGGGACATCCTGACACCACCAGACCTGGAGAGGATCTTTGGGCTGCCTGGTGGA AACATCTTCCATGGAGGGATGTCTCTGGACCAGCTGTACTTTGCCCGGCCAGTGCCATCCTACTCTGGCTACCGGTCCCCAGTTCCTGGCCTGTATCTCTGTGGAAGTGGAGCCCACCctg GAGGAGGAgtgatgggagcagcaggacgCAATGCCGCCCAGGTGGCTATCAAGGATTTCAGGCACCTCTGA
- the PYROXD2 gene encoding pyridine nucleotide-disulfide oxidoreductase domain-containing protein 2 isoform X3: MAAGLRGALSLLCSSRWPQGWSLSLGPSGARLAHAGAAAQLQQEYDAVVIGAGHNGLVAAAYLQQAGLRTAVLEKRHVLGGAAVTEEIVPGTPACLLSPGPGQSWWWTFPTTPHVPGFKFSRASYLLSLLRPQIYADLELQRHGLRVLPRDPYSFTPLLEDRSPPRSLLLGHDMAQTQQQIAQFSQKDAQAYPKYEAFMRRMVLALDPLLDAPPVDTAALGKGSLLQQLRNLQTLKPLLQAGLALGQQLPLYYEVLTAPISKILDHWFESEPLKATLATDAVIGAMASPHTPGSGYVLLHHVMGELEGRRGAWGYVAGGMGALSQAIAQAATARGAHIFAEKAVCHVLLGRAGEAQGVVLEDGTEVRSKLVLSNASPQITFLELIPQEQLPKDFVQRIRQLDTRSPVTKINVLDPGLAPPGCHVVSLFTQYTPSVLAGGRSWDEQARNAYADTVFDCIEDYAPGFKASVIGRDILTPPDLERIFGLPGGNIFHGGMSLDQLYFARPVPSYSGYRSPVPGLYLCGSGAHPGGGVMGAAGRNAAQVAIKDFRHL, translated from the exons ATGGCAGCCGGGCTCCGGGGAGCGCTCAGTCTGCTCTGCTCGTCCCGCTGGCCGCAGGGCTGGAGTCTGTCCCTGGGGCCGTCAGGAGCGCGTTTGGCCCATgccggggctgcagcccagctgcagcaggaataCGACGCGGTGGTGATCGGGGCAG GGCACAACGGGCTGGTGGCA GCTGCCtacctgcagcaggcagggctgcgCACGGCTGTGCTGGAGAAGCGTCACGTGCTGGGCGGCGCGGCCGTCACCGAGGAGATTGTGCCAGGTACCCCTGCGTGCCTCTTGTCCCCCGGCCCTGGCCAGTCCTGGTGGTGGACATTCCCCACTACCCCACATGTTCCAGGGTTCAAGTTCTCCCGGGCATCATATCTGCTCAGCCTGCTGCGACCACAAATCTATGCTGATCTGGAGCTGCAG CGGCACGGTCTGAGGGTGCTCCCACGCGACCCCTACTCCTTCACCCCACTGCTGGAGGACAGGAGCCCTCCTcgctccctgctgctgggacatgACATGGCCCAGACTCAGCAGCAGATTGCTCAGTTCTCCCAGAAGGATGCCCAG GCCTACCCTAAGTATGAGGCGTTCATGAGGCGCATGGTGTTAGCCCTTGACCCACTGCTGGATGCCCCTCCAGTGGATACCGCTGCCCTGGGAAAGGGTTCCCTGCTCCAGCAACTCAGGAACCTGCAAACCCTGAAGCCCTTGCTGCAGGCAG ggctggcactggggcagcagctgcccctctATTATGAGGTGCTCACAGCTCCCATCTCCAAG ATCCTGGATCACTGGTTTGAATCAGAACCCTTGAAGGCAACTCTGGCTACTGATGCTGTGATTGGAGCCATGGCCAGCCCACACACCCCTGGCAGTGG GTATGTGCTGTTGCACCATGTCATGGGGGAGCTGGAGGGACGGCGGGGGGCCTGGGGCTACGTGGCAGGCGGGATGGGAGCCCTGTCCCAAGCCATCGCCCAGGCAGCGACTGCCCGGGGAGCCCACATCTTTGCTGAGAAG GCAGTGTGCCAcgtgctgctgggcagggccggGGAGGCGCAGGGTGTCGTGCTGGAGGATGGGACAGAGGTGAGGAGCAAACTGGTGCTGTCCAATGCCTCCCCCCAAATCACCTTTCTGGAACTCATTCCTCAG GAGCAGCTGCCCAAGGATTTTGTCCAGCGGATCCGGCAGCTTGACACACGCTCCCCTGTCACCAAGATCAATG TGCTGGACCCGGGGCTGGCCCCGCCAGGCTGCCATGTCGTGTCCCTCTTCACGCAGTACACCCCCTCCGTGCTGGCGGGCGGGCGGTCCTGGGACGAGCAGGCCAGAAATGCATATGCAGACACGG TGTTTGACTGCATCGAAGACTATGCCCCAGGCTTCAAGGCATCTGTCATTGGCAGGGACATCCTGACACCACCAGACCTGGAGAGGATCTTTGGGCTGCCTGGTGGA AACATCTTCCATGGAGGGATGTCTCTGGACCAGCTGTACTTTGCCCGGCCAGTGCCATCCTACTCTGGCTACCGGTCCCCAGTTCCTGGCCTGTATCTCTGTGGAAGTGGAGCCCACCctg GAGGAGGAgtgatgggagcagcaggacgCAATGCCGCCCAGGTGGCTATCAAGGATTTCAGGCACCTCTGA
- the PYROXD2 gene encoding pyridine nucleotide-disulfide oxidoreductase domain-containing protein 2 isoform X5 codes for MAAGLRGALSLLCSSRWPQGWSLSLGPSGARLAHAGAAAQLQQEYDAVVIGAGHNGLVAAAYLQQAGLRTAVLEKRHVLGGAAVTEEIVPGTPACLLSPGPGQSWWWTFPTTPHVPGFKFSRASYLLSLLRPQIYADLELQRHGLRVLPRDPYSFTPLLEDRSPPRSLLLGHDMAQTQQQIAQFSQKDAQAYPKYEAFMRRMVLALDPLLDAPPVDTAALGKGSLLQQLRNLQTLKPLLQAGLALGQQLPLYYEVLTAPISKILDHWFESEPLKATLATDAVIGAMASPHTPGSGYVLLHHVMGELEGRRGAWGYVAGGMGALSQAIAQAATARGAHIFAEKAVCHVLLGRAGEAQGVVLEDGTEVRSKLVLSNASPQITFLELIPQEQLPKDFVQRIRQLDTRSPVTKINVAVDRLPSFLAAPNARDGQPLPHHQCSIHLNCEGTQLLHQAFTEAAHGHPSSSTPPPCWRAGGPGTSRPEMHMQTRCLTASKTMPQASRHLSLAGTS; via the exons ATGGCAGCCGGGCTCCGGGGAGCGCTCAGTCTGCTCTGCTCGTCCCGCTGGCCGCAGGGCTGGAGTCTGTCCCTGGGGCCGTCAGGAGCGCGTTTGGCCCATgccggggctgcagcccagctgcagcaggaataCGACGCGGTGGTGATCGGGGCAG GGCACAACGGGCTGGTGGCA GCTGCCtacctgcagcaggcagggctgcgCACGGCTGTGCTGGAGAAGCGTCACGTGCTGGGCGGCGCGGCCGTCACCGAGGAGATTGTGCCAGGTACCCCTGCGTGCCTCTTGTCCCCCGGCCCTGGCCAGTCCTGGTGGTGGACATTCCCCACTACCCCACATGTTCCAGGGTTCAAGTTCTCCCGGGCATCATATCTGCTCAGCCTGCTGCGACCACAAATCTATGCTGATCTGGAGCTGCAG CGGCACGGTCTGAGGGTGCTCCCACGCGACCCCTACTCCTTCACCCCACTGCTGGAGGACAGGAGCCCTCCTcgctccctgctgctgggacatgACATGGCCCAGACTCAGCAGCAGATTGCTCAGTTCTCCCAGAAGGATGCCCAG GCCTACCCTAAGTATGAGGCGTTCATGAGGCGCATGGTGTTAGCCCTTGACCCACTGCTGGATGCCCCTCCAGTGGATACCGCTGCCCTGGGAAAGGGTTCCCTGCTCCAGCAACTCAGGAACCTGCAAACCCTGAAGCCCTTGCTGCAGGCAG ggctggcactggggcagcagctgcccctctATTATGAGGTGCTCACAGCTCCCATCTCCAAG ATCCTGGATCACTGGTTTGAATCAGAACCCTTGAAGGCAACTCTGGCTACTGATGCTGTGATTGGAGCCATGGCCAGCCCACACACCCCTGGCAGTGG GTATGTGCTGTTGCACCATGTCATGGGGGAGCTGGAGGGACGGCGGGGGGCCTGGGGCTACGTGGCAGGCGGGATGGGAGCCCTGTCCCAAGCCATCGCCCAGGCAGCGACTGCCCGGGGAGCCCACATCTTTGCTGAGAAG GCAGTGTGCCAcgtgctgctgggcagggccggGGAGGCGCAGGGTGTCGTGCTGGAGGATGGGACAGAGGTGAGGAGCAAACTGGTGCTGTCCAATGCCTCCCCCCAAATCACCTTTCTGGAACTCATTCCTCAG GAGCAGCTGCCCAAGGATTTTGTCCAGCGGATCCGGCAGCTTGACACACGCTCCCCTGTCACCAAGATCAATG TGGCAGTGGATCGGCTGCCCAGCTTCCTGGCTGCCCCCAATGCCCGCGAcggccagcccctgccccaccaCCAGTGCTCCATACACCTCAACTGCGAGGGCACTCAGCTCCTGCATCAGGCATTCACTGAGGCTGCCCACGGGCACCCCTCCAGCAG TACACCCCCTCCGTGCTGGCGGGCGGGCGGTCCTGGGACGAGCAGGCCAGAAATGCATATGCAGACACGG TGTTTGACTGCATCGAAGACTATGCCCCAGGCTTCAAGGCATCTGTCATTGGCAGGGACATCCTGA